One segment of Brienomyrus brachyistius isolate T26 unplaced genomic scaffold, BBRACH_0.4 scaffold50, whole genome shotgun sequence DNA contains the following:
- the LOC125723525 gene encoding la-related protein 4-like isoform X4, producing the protein MSSEQDGGLQKQEEGQLGSDTGGPTETAVDRSERQGGMVTSKGAGLNPNAKVWQEISSAPSEAPVDGGDGSQWQQMSPTDITGGLGKAGFSEAPPAEHKPGSGELTHLADGGSPSLSEAVVNGDLAFTVYEPVSGLAGDVSQEQPVSPENLRESLKKQLEFCFSRENLSKDLYLMSQMDSDQFVPIWTIASMEDVKILTTDMDLILDVLRASPMVQVDEKGEKVRPNHKRCIIILREVPETTPVEEVEALFKNDGCPKVISVEFAHNNNWYITFQSDTDAQQAYRYLREEVKTFQGKPIMARIKAINTFFAKNGYRGLDSSMYSPQSQSPSQYSSPLFMQQLYGPQQQYPLYGIVPPAWAPSPTPYFETPLAPFPNGSFVNGFSSPSTYKATSGSLSIGRPFHRNRVPLYSRKNVINAFRNHVKPHQRASEGTPTSTAPLPLTDGPRSPQPTTRAGAALLVPAELNLPFPSKDGHLPTTEANGDITLAGRGRRAAPRGMRRRRDDERAVRLPPLNEVKVPPPKFDLATSNFPPLPGCVVSTQEEPVLENRLSDVVRGLSRDKPDGNKDSPVTSTSGPEEEITVPGPAQSICKPVPVAFESQGSSVTHPEKKAEPQVQKDPPHVSAANSTVLLAPSSQPVLPQPVLPQPAHTTKALRSQPNACAGPVASAPNSNSTPEPRKLSYAEVCQRPPKDPPPPTAPAAAPTQPLRELRVNKAEDASGHGPADRPRTGHGPGERPDKTPERPVGGKSTEVRPQRDSLGSHRGNGPPQANGTGLKLRDQQRRLPLAHRTSPQGGPRRSGKEQNVPPRSPK; encoded by the exons GTCACCTCTAAAGGAGCTGGCCTGAATCCTAATGCCAAGGTGTGGCAGGAGATCTCATCAGCTCCTAGTGAAGCTCCTGTTGACGGCGGTGACGGTTCCCAGTGGCAGCAAATGTCCCCCACTGACATCACTGGAGGTTTGGGCAAAGCAG GGTTTTCGGAGGCTcctcctgcagaacataaacctgGCAGTGGGGAGCTGACACACCTTGCAGATGGCGGCTCGCCCTCTCTGTCTGAGGCTGTCGTCAATGGCGACCTTGCCTTTACAGTCTACGAGCCAGTGTCTGGGCTTGCTG GTGATGTATCACAGGAGCAGCCAGTTTCACCAGAGAACTTGCGTGAATCTCTCAAGAAGCAGCTGGAGTTCTGCTTTTCCAG AGAGAATTTGTCCAAAGACTTGTACCTGATGTCTCAAATGGACAGTGACCAGTTCGTTCCCATCTGGACCATCGCCAGCATGGAAGACGTCAAGATTCTCACCACCGATATGGACCTCATCTTGGACGTACTGCGTG CCTCTCCCATGGTGCAGGTGGATGAGAAGGGGGAGAAGGTCCGTCCCAACCACAAGCGCTGTATCATCATTCTGAGGGAGGTGCCCGAGACCACACCTGTAGAG GAAGTGGAGGCTCTCTTTAAAAATGACGGCTGTCCCAAGGTCATAAGTGTTGAGTTTGCCCACAACAACAACTGGTACATTACATTCCAGTCTGATACGGATGCCCAGCAG GCTTACAGATACTTAAGGGAAGAGGTGAAAACGTTTCAGGGAAAACCGATCATG GCTCGGATAAAGGCCATCAACACTTTCTTTGCCAAGAACGGCTACCGTGGCCTGGACTCCAGCATGTACTCGCCTCAGTCCCAGTCTCCGTCCCAGTACAGCTCCCCTCTCTTCATGCAGCAGCTCTACGGCCCCCAGCAGCAGTACCCGCTCTATGGCATCGTCCCGCCGGCGTGGGCACCCTCGCCGACGCCCTACTTTGAGACACCCTTG GCTCCCTTCCCAAATGGTAGCTTTGTCAACGGGTTCAGCTCacccagcacttacaaagctACCTCTGGCTCCCTCAGCATCGGGCGGCCCTTCCACAGAAACCG TGTCCCCCTGTATTCCAGAAAGAATGTAATAAATGCCTTCAG GAATCATGTGAAGCCCCACCAGCGAGCTAGTGAAGGGACCCCAACCTCGACTGCGCCTCTGCCCCTGACGGATGGGCCTCGCAGCCCTCAACCCACAACACGTGCCGGGGCGGCCCTTTTGGTGCCAGCTGAGCTGAACCTCCCCTTCCCCTCGAAGGACGGCCACCTACCCACCACAGAAGCTAACGGCGATATCACCCTGGCTGGCCGTGGCAG GAGAGCTGCTCCACGAGGCATGCGTCGCAGGCGAGACGATGAACGTGCCGTG AGACTGCCCCCTCTGAATGAGGTCAAGGTTCCGCCCCCCAAGTTTGATCTGGCCACCTCCAACTTCCCACCCCTGCCTGGCTGCGTAGTTAGCACCCAGGAGGAACCCGTGCTGGAGAACCGGCTGTCGGACGTGGTGCGAGGTCTGAGCCGGGACAAG CCTGATGGAAACAAGGATTCCCCAGTCACTTCCACCAGTGGCCCCGAGGAGGAAATCACTGTTCCTGGTCCAGCCCAGTCCATCTGCAAGCCTGTGCCAGTAGCCTTTGAGTCTCAGGGCTCCAG CGTCACCCATCCGGAAAAGAAGGCTGAACCCCAAGTCCAGAAAGACCCTCCCCACGTTTCAGCTGCTAACTCCACAGTCCTCCTGGCTCCCTCTTCACAGCCAGTGCTCCCACAGCCAGTGCTCCCACAGCCAGCCCACACCACTAAAGCTTTACGCAGCCAGCCGAACGCCTGTGCCGGTCCCGTAGCTTCGGCCCCAAACAGCAACAGCACACCA GAGCCCCGCAAGTTAAGCTATGCTGAGGTGTGTCAGCGACCGCCCAAGGACCCTCCCCCTCCGACCGCCCCTGCAGctgcccccacccagcccctgCGGGAGCTCCGGGTAAACAAGGCAGAAGATGCAAGCGGGCATGGTCCTGCGGACCGGCCACGTACTGGGCATGGCCCCGGAGAACGACCAGATAAAACCCCTGAGAGGCCGGTGGGAGGCAAGTCAACTGAGGTCCGACCACAGCGCGACTCCCTTGGCTCGCACCGTGGCAACGGGCCCCCCCAGGCCAATGGCACGGGCCTCAAACTGCGTGATCAGCAGAGACGTCTCCCCTTAGCACACCGTACCTCCCCGCAGGGGGGGCCCAGGCGCAGTGGCAAAGAGCAGAATGTCCCCCCAAGATCGCCAAAGTAA
- the LOC125723525 gene encoding la-related protein 4-like isoform X3 → MTSGAIATPNIEGRCRFGRASRVIYGSAGHVSLASCRFRLHPDDPVGSVVFHFSSVRCTLLPVTSKGAGLNPNAKVWQEISSAPSEAPVDGGDGSQWQQMSPTDITGGLGKAGFSEAPPAEHKPGSGELTHLADGGSPSLSEAVVNGDLAFTVYEPVSGLAGDVSQEQPVSPENLRESLKKQLEFCFSRENLSKDLYLMSQMDSDQFVPIWTIASMEDVKILTTDMDLILDVLRASPMVQVDEKGEKVRPNHKRCIIILREVPETTPVEEVEALFKNDGCPKVISVEFAHNNNWYITFQSDTDAQQAYRYLREEVKTFQGKPIMARIKAINTFFAKNGYRGLDSSMYSPQSQSPSQYSSPLFMQQLYGPQQQYPLYGIVPPAWAPSPTPYFETPLAPFPNGSFVNGFSSPSTYKATSGSLSIGRPFHRNRNHVKPHQRASEGTPTSTAPLPLTDGPRSPQPTTRAGAALLVPAELNLPFPSKDGHLPTTEANGDITLAGRGRRAAPRGMRRRRDDERAVRLPPLNEVKVPPPKFDLATSNFPPLPGCVVSTQEEPVLENRLSDVVRGLSRDKPDGNKDSPVTSTSGPEEEITVPGPAQSICKPVPVAFESQGSSVTHPEKKAEPQVQKDPPHVSAANSTVLLAPSSQPVLPQPVLPQPAHTTKALRSQPNACAGPVASAPNSNSTPEPRKLSYAEVCQRPPKDPPPPTAPAAAPTQPLRELRVNKAEDASGHGPADRPRTGHGPGERPDKTPERPVGGKSTEVRPQRDSLGSHRGNGPPQANGTGLKLRDQQRRLPLAHRTSPQGGPRRSGKEQNVPPRSPK, encoded by the exons GTCACCTCTAAAGGAGCTGGCCTGAATCCTAATGCCAAGGTGTGGCAGGAGATCTCATCAGCTCCTAGTGAAGCTCCTGTTGACGGCGGTGACGGTTCCCAGTGGCAGCAAATGTCCCCCACTGACATCACTGGAGGTTTGGGCAAAGCAG GGTTTTCGGAGGCTcctcctgcagaacataaacctgGCAGTGGGGAGCTGACACACCTTGCAGATGGCGGCTCGCCCTCTCTGTCTGAGGCTGTCGTCAATGGCGACCTTGCCTTTACAGTCTACGAGCCAGTGTCTGGGCTTGCTG GTGATGTATCACAGGAGCAGCCAGTTTCACCAGAGAACTTGCGTGAATCTCTCAAGAAGCAGCTGGAGTTCTGCTTTTCCAG AGAGAATTTGTCCAAAGACTTGTACCTGATGTCTCAAATGGACAGTGACCAGTTCGTTCCCATCTGGACCATCGCCAGCATGGAAGACGTCAAGATTCTCACCACCGATATGGACCTCATCTTGGACGTACTGCGTG CCTCTCCCATGGTGCAGGTGGATGAGAAGGGGGAGAAGGTCCGTCCCAACCACAAGCGCTGTATCATCATTCTGAGGGAGGTGCCCGAGACCACACCTGTAGAG GAAGTGGAGGCTCTCTTTAAAAATGACGGCTGTCCCAAGGTCATAAGTGTTGAGTTTGCCCACAACAACAACTGGTACATTACATTCCAGTCTGATACGGATGCCCAGCAG GCTTACAGATACTTAAGGGAAGAGGTGAAAACGTTTCAGGGAAAACCGATCATG GCTCGGATAAAGGCCATCAACACTTTCTTTGCCAAGAACGGCTACCGTGGCCTGGACTCCAGCATGTACTCGCCTCAGTCCCAGTCTCCGTCCCAGTACAGCTCCCCTCTCTTCATGCAGCAGCTCTACGGCCCCCAGCAGCAGTACCCGCTCTATGGCATCGTCCCGCCGGCGTGGGCACCCTCGCCGACGCCCTACTTTGAGACACCCTTG GCTCCCTTCCCAAATGGTAGCTTTGTCAACGGGTTCAGCTCacccagcacttacaaagctACCTCTGGCTCCCTCAGCATCGGGCGGCCCTTCCACAGAAACCG GAATCATGTGAAGCCCCACCAGCGAGCTAGTGAAGGGACCCCAACCTCGACTGCGCCTCTGCCCCTGACGGATGGGCCTCGCAGCCCTCAACCCACAACACGTGCCGGGGCGGCCCTTTTGGTGCCAGCTGAGCTGAACCTCCCCTTCCCCTCGAAGGACGGCCACCTACCCACCACAGAAGCTAACGGCGATATCACCCTGGCTGGCCGTGGCAG GAGAGCTGCTCCACGAGGCATGCGTCGCAGGCGAGACGATGAACGTGCCGTG AGACTGCCCCCTCTGAATGAGGTCAAGGTTCCGCCCCCCAAGTTTGATCTGGCCACCTCCAACTTCCCACCCCTGCCTGGCTGCGTAGTTAGCACCCAGGAGGAACCCGTGCTGGAGAACCGGCTGTCGGACGTGGTGCGAGGTCTGAGCCGGGACAAG CCTGATGGAAACAAGGATTCCCCAGTCACTTCCACCAGTGGCCCCGAGGAGGAAATCACTGTTCCTGGTCCAGCCCAGTCCATCTGCAAGCCTGTGCCAGTAGCCTTTGAGTCTCAGGGCTCCAG CGTCACCCATCCGGAAAAGAAGGCTGAACCCCAAGTCCAGAAAGACCCTCCCCACGTTTCAGCTGCTAACTCCACAGTCCTCCTGGCTCCCTCTTCACAGCCAGTGCTCCCACAGCCAGTGCTCCCACAGCCAGCCCACACCACTAAAGCTTTACGCAGCCAGCCGAACGCCTGTGCCGGTCCCGTAGCTTCGGCCCCAAACAGCAACAGCACACCA GAGCCCCGCAAGTTAAGCTATGCTGAGGTGTGTCAGCGACCGCCCAAGGACCCTCCCCCTCCGACCGCCCCTGCAGctgcccccacccagcccctgCGGGAGCTCCGGGTAAACAAGGCAGAAGATGCAAGCGGGCATGGTCCTGCGGACCGGCCACGTACTGGGCATGGCCCCGGAGAACGACCAGATAAAACCCCTGAGAGGCCGGTGGGAGGCAAGTCAACTGAGGTCCGACCACAGCGCGACTCCCTTGGCTCGCACCGTGGCAACGGGCCCCCCCAGGCCAATGGCACGGGCCTCAAACTGCGTGATCAGCAGAGACGTCTCCCCTTAGCACACCGTACCTCCCCGCAGGGGGGGCCCAGGCGCAGTGGCAAAGAGCAGAATGTCCCCCCAAGATCGCCAAAGTAA
- the LOC125723525 gene encoding la-related protein 4-like isoform X5, giving the protein MSSEQDGGLQKQEEGQLGSDTGGPTETAVDRSERQGGMVTSKGAGLNPNAKVWQEISSAPSEAPVDGGDGSQWQQMSPTDITGGFSEAPPAEHKPGSGELTHLADGGSPSLSEAVVNGDLAFTVYEPVSGLAGDVSQEQPVSPENLRESLKKQLEFCFSRENLSKDLYLMSQMDSDQFVPIWTIASMEDVKILTTDMDLILDVLRASPMVQVDEKGEKVRPNHKRCIIILREVPETTPVEEVEALFKNDGCPKVISVEFAHNNNWYITFQSDTDAQQAYRYLREEVKTFQGKPIMARIKAINTFFAKNGYRGLDSSMYSPQSQSPSQYSSPLFMQQLYGPQQQYPLYGIVPPAWAPSPTPYFETPLAPFPNGSFVNGFSSPSTYKATSGSLSIGRPFHRNRVPLYSRKNVINAFRNHVKPHQRASEGTPTSTAPLPLTDGPRSPQPTTRAGAALLVPAELNLPFPSKDGHLPTTEANGDITLAGRGRRAAPRGMRRRRDDERAVRLPPLNEVKVPPPKFDLATSNFPPLPGCVVSTQEEPVLENRLSDVVRGLSRDKPDGNKDSPVTSTSGPEEEITVPGPAQSICKPVPVAFESQGSSVTHPEKKAEPQVQKDPPHVSAANSTVLLAPSSQPVLPQPVLPQPAHTTKALRSQPNACAGPVASAPNSNSTPEPRKLSYAEVCQRPPKDPPPPTAPAAAPTQPLRELRVNKAEDASGHGPADRPRTGHGPGERPDKTPERPVGGKSTEVRPQRDSLGSHRGNGPPQANGTGLKLRDQQRRLPLAHRTSPQGGPRRSGKEQNVPPRSPK; this is encoded by the exons GTCACCTCTAAAGGAGCTGGCCTGAATCCTAATGCCAAGGTGTGGCAGGAGATCTCATCAGCTCCTAGTGAAGCTCCTGTTGACGGCGGTGACGGTTCCCAGTGGCAGCAAATGTCCCCCACTGACATCACTGGAG GGTTTTCGGAGGCTcctcctgcagaacataaacctgGCAGTGGGGAGCTGACACACCTTGCAGATGGCGGCTCGCCCTCTCTGTCTGAGGCTGTCGTCAATGGCGACCTTGCCTTTACAGTCTACGAGCCAGTGTCTGGGCTTGCTG GTGATGTATCACAGGAGCAGCCAGTTTCACCAGAGAACTTGCGTGAATCTCTCAAGAAGCAGCTGGAGTTCTGCTTTTCCAG AGAGAATTTGTCCAAAGACTTGTACCTGATGTCTCAAATGGACAGTGACCAGTTCGTTCCCATCTGGACCATCGCCAGCATGGAAGACGTCAAGATTCTCACCACCGATATGGACCTCATCTTGGACGTACTGCGTG CCTCTCCCATGGTGCAGGTGGATGAGAAGGGGGAGAAGGTCCGTCCCAACCACAAGCGCTGTATCATCATTCTGAGGGAGGTGCCCGAGACCACACCTGTAGAG GAAGTGGAGGCTCTCTTTAAAAATGACGGCTGTCCCAAGGTCATAAGTGTTGAGTTTGCCCACAACAACAACTGGTACATTACATTCCAGTCTGATACGGATGCCCAGCAG GCTTACAGATACTTAAGGGAAGAGGTGAAAACGTTTCAGGGAAAACCGATCATG GCTCGGATAAAGGCCATCAACACTTTCTTTGCCAAGAACGGCTACCGTGGCCTGGACTCCAGCATGTACTCGCCTCAGTCCCAGTCTCCGTCCCAGTACAGCTCCCCTCTCTTCATGCAGCAGCTCTACGGCCCCCAGCAGCAGTACCCGCTCTATGGCATCGTCCCGCCGGCGTGGGCACCCTCGCCGACGCCCTACTTTGAGACACCCTTG GCTCCCTTCCCAAATGGTAGCTTTGTCAACGGGTTCAGCTCacccagcacttacaaagctACCTCTGGCTCCCTCAGCATCGGGCGGCCCTTCCACAGAAACCG TGTCCCCCTGTATTCCAGAAAGAATGTAATAAATGCCTTCAG GAATCATGTGAAGCCCCACCAGCGAGCTAGTGAAGGGACCCCAACCTCGACTGCGCCTCTGCCCCTGACGGATGGGCCTCGCAGCCCTCAACCCACAACACGTGCCGGGGCGGCCCTTTTGGTGCCAGCTGAGCTGAACCTCCCCTTCCCCTCGAAGGACGGCCACCTACCCACCACAGAAGCTAACGGCGATATCACCCTGGCTGGCCGTGGCAG GAGAGCTGCTCCACGAGGCATGCGTCGCAGGCGAGACGATGAACGTGCCGTG AGACTGCCCCCTCTGAATGAGGTCAAGGTTCCGCCCCCCAAGTTTGATCTGGCCACCTCCAACTTCCCACCCCTGCCTGGCTGCGTAGTTAGCACCCAGGAGGAACCCGTGCTGGAGAACCGGCTGTCGGACGTGGTGCGAGGTCTGAGCCGGGACAAG CCTGATGGAAACAAGGATTCCCCAGTCACTTCCACCAGTGGCCCCGAGGAGGAAATCACTGTTCCTGGTCCAGCCCAGTCCATCTGCAAGCCTGTGCCAGTAGCCTTTGAGTCTCAGGGCTCCAG CGTCACCCATCCGGAAAAGAAGGCTGAACCCCAAGTCCAGAAAGACCCTCCCCACGTTTCAGCTGCTAACTCCACAGTCCTCCTGGCTCCCTCTTCACAGCCAGTGCTCCCACAGCCAGTGCTCCCACAGCCAGCCCACACCACTAAAGCTTTACGCAGCCAGCCGAACGCCTGTGCCGGTCCCGTAGCTTCGGCCCCAAACAGCAACAGCACACCA GAGCCCCGCAAGTTAAGCTATGCTGAGGTGTGTCAGCGACCGCCCAAGGACCCTCCCCCTCCGACCGCCCCTGCAGctgcccccacccagcccctgCGGGAGCTCCGGGTAAACAAGGCAGAAGATGCAAGCGGGCATGGTCCTGCGGACCGGCCACGTACTGGGCATGGCCCCGGAGAACGACCAGATAAAACCCCTGAGAGGCCGGTGGGAGGCAAGTCAACTGAGGTCCGACCACAGCGCGACTCCCTTGGCTCGCACCGTGGCAACGGGCCCCCCCAGGCCAATGGCACGGGCCTCAAACTGCGTGATCAGCAGAGACGTCTCCCCTTAGCACACCGTACCTCCCCGCAGGGGGGGCCCAGGCGCAGTGGCAAAGAGCAGAATGTCCCCCCAAGATCGCCAAAGTAA
- the LOC125723525 gene encoding la-related protein 4-like isoform X2, which yields MTSGAIATPNIEGRCRFGRASRVIYGSAGHVSLASCRFRLHPDDPVGSVVFHFSSVRCTLLPVTSKGAGLNPNAKVWQEISSAPSEAPVDGGDGSQWQQMSPTDITGGFSEAPPAEHKPGSGELTHLADGGSPSLSEAVVNGDLAFTVYEPVSGLAGDVSQEQPVSPENLRESLKKQLEFCFSRENLSKDLYLMSQMDSDQFVPIWTIASMEDVKILTTDMDLILDVLRASPMVQVDEKGEKVRPNHKRCIIILREVPETTPVEEVEALFKNDGCPKVISVEFAHNNNWYITFQSDTDAQQAYRYLREEVKTFQGKPIMARIKAINTFFAKNGYRGLDSSMYSPQSQSPSQYSSPLFMQQLYGPQQQYPLYGIVPPAWAPSPTPYFETPLAPFPNGSFVNGFSSPSTYKATSGSLSIGRPFHRNRVPLYSRKNVINAFRNHVKPHQRASEGTPTSTAPLPLTDGPRSPQPTTRAGAALLVPAELNLPFPSKDGHLPTTEANGDITLAGRGRRAAPRGMRRRRDDERAVRLPPLNEVKVPPPKFDLATSNFPPLPGCVVSTQEEPVLENRLSDVVRGLSRDKPDGNKDSPVTSTSGPEEEITVPGPAQSICKPVPVAFESQGSSVTHPEKKAEPQVQKDPPHVSAANSTVLLAPSSQPVLPQPVLPQPAHTTKALRSQPNACAGPVASAPNSNSTPEPRKLSYAEVCQRPPKDPPPPTAPAAAPTQPLRELRVNKAEDASGHGPADRPRTGHGPGERPDKTPERPVGGKSTEVRPQRDSLGSHRGNGPPQANGTGLKLRDQQRRLPLAHRTSPQGGPRRSGKEQNVPPRSPK from the exons GTCACCTCTAAAGGAGCTGGCCTGAATCCTAATGCCAAGGTGTGGCAGGAGATCTCATCAGCTCCTAGTGAAGCTCCTGTTGACGGCGGTGACGGTTCCCAGTGGCAGCAAATGTCCCCCACTGACATCACTGGAG GGTTTTCGGAGGCTcctcctgcagaacataaacctgGCAGTGGGGAGCTGACACACCTTGCAGATGGCGGCTCGCCCTCTCTGTCTGAGGCTGTCGTCAATGGCGACCTTGCCTTTACAGTCTACGAGCCAGTGTCTGGGCTTGCTG GTGATGTATCACAGGAGCAGCCAGTTTCACCAGAGAACTTGCGTGAATCTCTCAAGAAGCAGCTGGAGTTCTGCTTTTCCAG AGAGAATTTGTCCAAAGACTTGTACCTGATGTCTCAAATGGACAGTGACCAGTTCGTTCCCATCTGGACCATCGCCAGCATGGAAGACGTCAAGATTCTCACCACCGATATGGACCTCATCTTGGACGTACTGCGTG CCTCTCCCATGGTGCAGGTGGATGAGAAGGGGGAGAAGGTCCGTCCCAACCACAAGCGCTGTATCATCATTCTGAGGGAGGTGCCCGAGACCACACCTGTAGAG GAAGTGGAGGCTCTCTTTAAAAATGACGGCTGTCCCAAGGTCATAAGTGTTGAGTTTGCCCACAACAACAACTGGTACATTACATTCCAGTCTGATACGGATGCCCAGCAG GCTTACAGATACTTAAGGGAAGAGGTGAAAACGTTTCAGGGAAAACCGATCATG GCTCGGATAAAGGCCATCAACACTTTCTTTGCCAAGAACGGCTACCGTGGCCTGGACTCCAGCATGTACTCGCCTCAGTCCCAGTCTCCGTCCCAGTACAGCTCCCCTCTCTTCATGCAGCAGCTCTACGGCCCCCAGCAGCAGTACCCGCTCTATGGCATCGTCCCGCCGGCGTGGGCACCCTCGCCGACGCCCTACTTTGAGACACCCTTG GCTCCCTTCCCAAATGGTAGCTTTGTCAACGGGTTCAGCTCacccagcacttacaaagctACCTCTGGCTCCCTCAGCATCGGGCGGCCCTTCCACAGAAACCG TGTCCCCCTGTATTCCAGAAAGAATGTAATAAATGCCTTCAG GAATCATGTGAAGCCCCACCAGCGAGCTAGTGAAGGGACCCCAACCTCGACTGCGCCTCTGCCCCTGACGGATGGGCCTCGCAGCCCTCAACCCACAACACGTGCCGGGGCGGCCCTTTTGGTGCCAGCTGAGCTGAACCTCCCCTTCCCCTCGAAGGACGGCCACCTACCCACCACAGAAGCTAACGGCGATATCACCCTGGCTGGCCGTGGCAG GAGAGCTGCTCCACGAGGCATGCGTCGCAGGCGAGACGATGAACGTGCCGTG AGACTGCCCCCTCTGAATGAGGTCAAGGTTCCGCCCCCCAAGTTTGATCTGGCCACCTCCAACTTCCCACCCCTGCCTGGCTGCGTAGTTAGCACCCAGGAGGAACCCGTGCTGGAGAACCGGCTGTCGGACGTGGTGCGAGGTCTGAGCCGGGACAAG CCTGATGGAAACAAGGATTCCCCAGTCACTTCCACCAGTGGCCCCGAGGAGGAAATCACTGTTCCTGGTCCAGCCCAGTCCATCTGCAAGCCTGTGCCAGTAGCCTTTGAGTCTCAGGGCTCCAG CGTCACCCATCCGGAAAAGAAGGCTGAACCCCAAGTCCAGAAAGACCCTCCCCACGTTTCAGCTGCTAACTCCACAGTCCTCCTGGCTCCCTCTTCACAGCCAGTGCTCCCACAGCCAGTGCTCCCACAGCCAGCCCACACCACTAAAGCTTTACGCAGCCAGCCGAACGCCTGTGCCGGTCCCGTAGCTTCGGCCCCAAACAGCAACAGCACACCA GAGCCCCGCAAGTTAAGCTATGCTGAGGTGTGTCAGCGACCGCCCAAGGACCCTCCCCCTCCGACCGCCCCTGCAGctgcccccacccagcccctgCGGGAGCTCCGGGTAAACAAGGCAGAAGATGCAAGCGGGCATGGTCCTGCGGACCGGCCACGTACTGGGCATGGCCCCGGAGAACGACCAGATAAAACCCCTGAGAGGCCGGTGGGAGGCAAGTCAACTGAGGTCCGACCACAGCGCGACTCCCTTGGCTCGCACCGTGGCAACGGGCCCCCCCAGGCCAATGGCACGGGCCTCAAACTGCGTGATCAGCAGAGACGTCTCCCCTTAGCACACCGTACCTCCCCGCAGGGGGGGCCCAGGCGCAGTGGCAAAGAGCAGAATGTCCCCCCAAGATCGCCAAAGTAA